The DNA sequence GGCTCTTCAATTCTCCTTATTTGCTAACAAAGTTTCCAATTCCTGCAGCCCCCCCATTTGCTTTTTGCTCAACCAAGGCCAAAGAGGTGTGCAACGCATTATTACATTGCTCGGAATATACTGTATCACCAGCAACTCGCAAGGATGAATCCTTTCTGGCCTGCGGCAGCTGGATCTGCATCACTGTACGGGGCTAAGCCCTGCAATCTCAATGTGGCACCTTCTACAGAATTACACGGAAACTTTCCAGGTAGGGGGGTGAACTCTGCACAGGACAAGGTGCAGGCGCTTACTGTGTTTCATGGTCATTCCGGGAAGGATAAAGGTTCTCAGGCGGCAGCCAACATTGTGGACGCCGCCCAGAGAAAGAAAATTTTGCTTCAGCCAGCTCTGCCTCCAGGAGCACCTAGTAATATCTTGGTACGTTCTCTTTTTCAATTTgtatttcattatattattatttgtgataCTTTTGTGGATGGTTTCCGAGAGTTTGTGTTGTGCATTAAATTTCAGCATGCCCCTGCTTTCATCTTCCCTCTGAGCCAGCAACCACCACCAGCAGCAGCTGCTCATGTCCGATCTGGCTCTGTAAAGTCTCCTCCTGCTGCCGGTGGTGCTGCTTCATCAAGTACATCTAGTCCTGCTGCTGTGAGTGCCTCAGCAACCCCAGCAGTGAGCTTCAACTACCCAAATATGCCTGGGAACGAAACTTCGTATTTGGCAATTTTGCAGAACAATGCATATCCGTTCCCAATTCCTGCTCATGTTGGAGCACCACCAGCTTATAGAGGAAACCATGCTCAGGCAGTGCCATTCTTCAATGGGTCCTTCTATTCTTCTCAAATGCTCCATCCTTCACAGattcagcagcagcagcagcagcagccgcCTGCTCAGTCGCAGCAAGGTCTACAAGCTCATCAAAATGCAAGCATTTCCAGCAGTTCCTCATCGTCTCAGAAGCAACACTTGCAGAATCATCAGCAGAGGGCACATGGAAATGGTGTCAACGGCAGCAGTGGAACATTGCAAGGGTTCCCTGCTCTAAAAAACCAGTCTTCACAGCCACAACAGCTGCAGCACCAGCGGCAGCACCTCCCTCACCAGGCTCGTCAACTTGAGTCTGAGATGGGAGGAGAAGATAGTCCGTCAACAGCAGATAGCCGTGTTTCTCGCGCAAACACGAATATGTATGGCCAGAATTTTGCAATGCCGATACACCCTCAAAACTTTGCTTTGATGACTCCTGCAGCATTGGGCAGTGCCAGTGGTAATCATAGTGAGAAAAAACAACAGCAACAACAGCCGGGCTCAAAGCCTGGAGTGGAACCTCTACCATCTCAACCTTTTGCATTATCTTTTGCTTCGATTAATGGTGCTACTACAACTTCTGGACTTGACATTTCTCAGAGTAACGCGGTTCTCCAGAGTTTTCCTGAGGGTTCAAGGCAAAGTTATCATCAGATTATGGCCGCTGCCGCGGCCCAAGTGGCCCAGCAGAATAAAAATTTCCGTGTTTCTGAAGAAGGGAAAACTGGAGGCGGTGATTCTTCCAatatggaagaagaaagaaaggccATGCCAGGGAAGGTTCCTGCAACAGTCGGACAGTCTATTACCTTCTCTAGGCAAGATTTGGCTGACAGCTCAGTTACCACAATAAAAGGCAACAATGTTGTTGATAGCTCTGCACGAGCTCTTAACCTTGGGTCTGGTCGGAATTCTGGTTCTGTTGTCCCTGCTGCTATCAGCAATGTCAATGCTCCTGGTTCTCAGCAGCAACTGTTGCGGAATCAACAGCAGCACCCAATGATTCAACTTCAGAAGCAGAATCAATTTGCTGTGGCAGCTGCATCCAGTGCAGCTCGAAGCAAGACCCCTGCAACGAGCAATGGAAGTGTTTACTCGGATCAccttccttcatcttcttctattGCCGCAAAATTTACTAATCCTCTACCCACTTTTCCCCAAAACCTGGTCCAAACAAGCAGCAACAGCCCAGCTCAGTCTCCTCAGTGGAAGAATTCTGGACGTACGACCACTTCACAAGTTCCTTCTCCATCTCTATCCTCCTCATCCCTTAAAAACCTTCCCCAACACCAAGGTAGGTCCCAACAGAGCCACACGCAGATATCTTTTGTAGCTAATGCAAAATCGTCAACAGCAGTTCAAGGGCAACAACCTCCTAGCAGTAACCAGTCTGCATCTCCTCCGGTAATGGTTGGTTCGCCTACAACATCCTCGATGTCAAAGAGTGCTGGTGGAAGCCCAAGGACCACTGCTTCCACTTCCACAGCCAACAAAGCTGGCCAAGGTTCTACAATGTCATCTCAGCCAGCGAAGAACTCACCTTCAGTGCCCAGCAGGAAGTCATCTCCAGTTGGGGGAAGGAATGTTACGTCAATCCTTGGAAACCCTCATGTCGCCTCTACTTCAAGCACTGCAACAAAGTCTCAATTGccgcagcagcagcagccacCACCACAGCATTTATCAAAACAAGCGATGCAGCAAGGTCAGCTGTTCTTCTCTAATCCCTTCATGCAAGCACCAACTGGTACTACCTCTGGAGCCAGTGTTGGTGGATATTATCCTCCAAGAAACCGTCGAGAGCAACAGCAGCAGCCACTGGGATCATCTGGTGCATCCTCAACTGGGATGTTGTC is a window from the Juglans regia cultivar Chandler chromosome 7, Walnut 2.0, whole genome shotgun sequence genome containing:
- the LOC109010448 gene encoding protein TIME FOR COFFEE-like isoform X2, translated to MDRNREVRRATMAATNGLSRRRHRSSSLRDSPEEDGPVELQETARLRDRGGSGKKDRDRDRDRDRDRDRDRDRDRDRLNRNKRRGDRLLHGNNREDGGDESSEESVNDEEEDEDEDGAASVRMIPPNPASISSSTSMSNHRKSFPPPAKVFRAAPTWKAADEMIGVSVPRKARSASTKRSHECWVSGGVGGELINRQASTSPVRPVLVSMAAVASPAPASPTSSNASMRKKMKLNGPKPRPPKSSSKSPSSAQDEIEIEIAEVLYGMGRQPQGPCKQEILGADSMKFDPREANKSSCDAKSRVSSPISNSPSAVPQSSSILPQNSSSSVAPISTVVAPKRKKPRAVKYDDENASIFTVRNAPISATAKAETDQPAKTETSSSRNLEKSSGSAAENGGTSYDLANPQAALASSVAQPELAIKPERNHISDSKALNEESEEDVAVSKEEPPQSPKKESSVLRLDDNYDDAKAKKANSTISVAESHKEEKYQIDLMAPPPALRSSPERDGEIEYVTADADTEIKPEVKEDEKAVKIGKVEAVNVENERTKTVADETESQKPVLAHKERNIDLQLDLEKTDRDSGTCSVSGNNKLHPHVQKHHQQQSQHANIDRNAQTSSLPLPMPVPGWPGGLPPMGYMAPLQGVVSVDGSTVSPAAIQPPHLLFAQPRPKRCATHYYIARNILYHQQLARMNPFWPAAAGSASLYGAKPCNLNVAPSTELHGNFPGRGVNSAQDKVQALTVFHGHSGKDKGSQAAANIVDAAQRKKILLQPALPPGAPSNILHAPAFIFPLSQQPPPAAAAHVRSGSVKSPPAAGGAASSSTSSPAAVSASATPAVSFNYPNMPGNETSYLAILQNNAYPFPIPAHVGAPPAYRGNHAQAVPFFNGSFYSSQMLHPSQIQQQQQQQPPAQSQQGLQAHQNASISSSSSSSQKQHLQNHQQRAHGNGVNGSSGTLQGFPALKNQSSQPQQLQHQRQHLPHQARQLESEMGGEDSPSTADSRVSRANTNMYGQNFAMPIHPQNFALMTPAALGSASGNHSEKKQQQQQPGSKPGVEPLPSQPFALSFASINGATTTSGLDISQSNAVLQSFPEGSRQSYHQIMAAAAAQVAQQNKNFRVSEEGKTGGGDSSNMEEERKAMPGKVPATVGQSITFSRQDLADSSVTTIKGNNVVDSSARALNLGSGRNSGSVVPAAISNVNAPGSQQQLLRNQQQHPMIQLQKQNQFAVAAASSAARSKTPATSNGSVYSDHLPSSSSIAAKFTNPLPTFPQNLVQTSSNSPAQSPQWKNSGRTTTSQVPSPSLSSSSLKNLPQHQGRSQQSHTQISFVANAKSSTAVQGQQPPSSNQSASPPVMVGSPTTSSMSKSAGGSPRTTASTSTANKAGQGSTMSSQPAKNSPSVPSRKSSPVGGRNVTSILGNPHVASTSSTATKSQLPQQQQPPPQHLSKQAMQQGQLFFSNPFMQAPTGTTSGASVGGYYPPRNRREQQQQPLGSSGASSTGMLSLCPPVTLANTSTSDSAKAVTAASNMIGGSLPSQGILHVTQFGGAQSSGNPHQLLPAGFSYVHAVPTPVQVKPAEQKQPAA
- the LOC109010448 gene encoding protein TIME FOR COFFEE-like isoform X1 codes for the protein MDRNREVRRATMAATNGLSRRRHRSSSLRDSPEEDGPVELQETARLRDRGGSGKKDRDRDRDRDRDRDRDRDRDRDRLNRNKRRGDRLLHGNNREDGGDESSEESVNDEEEDEDEDGAASVRMIPPNPASISSSTSMSNHRKSFPPPAKVFRAAPTWKAADEMIGVSVPRKARSASTKRSHECWVSGGVGGELINRQASTSPVRPVLVSMAAVASPAPASPTSSNASMRKKMKLNGPKPRPPKSSSKSPSSAQDEIEIEIAEVLYGMGRQPQGPCKQEILGADSMKFDPREANKSSCDAKSRVSSPISNSPSAVPQSSSILPQNSSSSVAPISTVVAPKRKKPRAVKYDDENASIFTVRNAPISATAKAETDQPAKTETSSSRNLEKSSGSAAENGGTSYDLANPQAALASSVAQPELAIKPERNHISDSKALNEESEEDVAVSKEEPPQSPKKESSVLRLDDNYDDAKAKKANSTISVAESHKEEKYQIDLMAPPPALRSSPERDGEIEYVTADADTEIKPEVKEDEKAVKIGKVEAVNVENERTKTVADETESQKPVLAHKERNIDLQLDLEKTDRDSGTCSVSGNNKLHPHVQKHHQQQSQHANIDRNAQTSSLPLPMPVPGWPGGLPPMGYMAPLQGVVSVDGSTVSPAAIQPPHLLFAQPRPKRCATHYYIARNILYHQQLARMNPFWPAAAGSASLYGAKPCNLNVAPSTELHGNFPGRGVNSAQDKVQALTVFHGHSGKDKGSQAAANIVDAAQRKKILLQPALPPGAPSNILHAPAFIFPLSQQPPPAAAAHVRSGSVKSPPAAGGAASSSTSSPAAVSASATPAVSFNYPNMPGNETSYLAILQNNAYPFPIPAHVGAPPAYRGNHAQAVPFFNGSFYSSQMLHPSQIQQQQQQQPPAQSQQGLQAHQNASISSSSSSSQKQHLQNHQQRAHGNGVNGSSGTLQGFPALKNQSSQPQQLQHQRQHLPHQARQLESEMGGEDSPSTADSRVSRANTNMYGQNFAMPIHPQNFALMTPAALGSASGNHSEKKQQQQQPGSKPGVEPLPSQPFALSFASINGATTTSGLDISQSNAVLQSFPEGSRQSYHQIMAAAAAQVAQQNKNFRVSEEGKTGGGDSSNMEEERKAMPGKVPATVGQSITFSRQDLADSSVTTIKGNNVVDSSARALNLGSGRNSGSVVPAAISNVNAPGSQQQLLRNQQQHPMIQLQKQNQFAVAAASSAARSKTPATSNGSVYSDHLPSSSSIAAKFTNPLPTFPQNLVQTSSNSPAQSPQWKNSGRTTTSQVPSPSLSSSSLKNLPQHQGRSQQSHTQISFVANAKSSTAVQGQQPPSSNQSASPPVMVGSPTTSSMSKSAGGSPRTTASTSTANKAGQGSTMSSQPAKNSPSVPSRKSSPVGGRNVTSILGNPHVASTSSTATKSQLPQQQQPPPQHLSKQAMQQGQLFFSNPFMQAPTGTTSGASVGGYYPPRNRREQQQQPLGSSGASSTGMLSLCPPVTLANTSTSDSAKAVTAASNMIGGSLPSQGILHVTQFGGAQSSGNPHQLLPAGFSYVHAVPTPVQVKPAEQKQPAGE
- the LOC109010448 gene encoding protein TIME FOR COFFEE-like isoform X3, which codes for MDRNREVRRATMAATNGLSRRRHRSSSLRDSPEEDGPVELQETARLRDRGGSGKKDRDRDRDRDRDRDRDRDRDRDRLNRNKRRGDRLLHGNNREDGGDESSEESVNDEEEDEDEDGAASVRMIPPNPASISSSTSMSNHRKSFPPPAKVFRAAPTWKAADEMIGVSVPRKARSASTKRSHECWVSGGVGGELINRQASTSPVRPVLVSMAAVASPAPASPTSSNASMRKKMLNGPKPRPPKSSSKSPSSAQDEIEIEIAEVLYGMGRQPQGPCKQEILGADSMKFDPREANKSSCDAKSRVSSPISNSPSAVPQSSSILPQNSSSSVAPISTVVAPKRKKPRAVKYDDENASIFTVRNAPISATAKAETDQPAKTETSSSRNLEKSSGSAAENGGTSYDLANPQAALASSVAQPELAIKPERNHISDSKALNEESEEDVAVSKEEPPQSPKKESSVLRLDDNYDDAKAKKANSTISVAESHKEEKYQIDLMAPPPALRSSPERDGEIEYVTADADTEIKPEVKEDEKAVKIGKVEAVNVENERTKTVADETESQKPVLAHKERNIDLQLDLEKTDRDSGTCSVSGNNKLHPHVQKHHQQQSQHANIDRNAQTSSLPLPMPVPGWPGGLPPMGYMAPLQGVVSVDGSTVSPAAIQPPHLLFAQPRPKRCATHYYIARNILYHQQLARMNPFWPAAAGSASLYGAKPCNLNVAPSTELHGNFPGRGVNSAQDKVQALTVFHGHSGKDKGSQAAANIVDAAQRKKILLQPALPPGAPSNILHAPAFIFPLSQQPPPAAAAHVRSGSVKSPPAAGGAASSSTSSPAAVSASATPAVSFNYPNMPGNETSYLAILQNNAYPFPIPAHVGAPPAYRGNHAQAVPFFNGSFYSSQMLHPSQIQQQQQQQPPAQSQQGLQAHQNASISSSSSSSQKQHLQNHQQRAHGNGVNGSSGTLQGFPALKNQSSQPQQLQHQRQHLPHQARQLESEMGGEDSPSTADSRVSRANTNMYGQNFAMPIHPQNFALMTPAALGSASGNHSEKKQQQQQPGSKPGVEPLPSQPFALSFASINGATTTSGLDISQSNAVLQSFPEGSRQSYHQIMAAAAAQVAQQNKNFRVSEEGKTGGGDSSNMEEERKAMPGKVPATVGQSITFSRQDLADSSVTTIKGNNVVDSSARALNLGSGRNSGSVVPAAISNVNAPGSQQQLLRNQQQHPMIQLQKQNQFAVAAASSAARSKTPATSNGSVYSDHLPSSSSIAAKFTNPLPTFPQNLVQTSSNSPAQSPQWKNSGRTTTSQVPSPSLSSSSLKNLPQHQGRSQQSHTQISFVANAKSSTAVQGQQPPSSNQSASPPVMVGSPTTSSMSKSAGGSPRTTASTSTANKAGQGSTMSSQPAKNSPSVPSRKSSPVGGRNVTSILGNPHVASTSSTATKSQLPQQQQPPPQHLSKQAMQQGQLFFSNPFMQAPTGTTSGASVGGYYPPRNRREQQQQPLGSSGASSTGMLSLCPPVTLANTSTSDSAKAVTAASNMIGGSLPSQGILHVTQFGGAQSSGNPHQLLPAGFSYVHAVPTPVQVKPAEQKQPAGE